The Microvirga thermotolerans sequence AAGGCACGGCTCATCGCTGCGACCCTCCGCTTCAGGATGAAAACGATTCCGGGCCGGGTTTGTTCGGCCAAGCTCCCTGCGCAGGAAGGATGAGGGCCGTCCGCCTCTGCAGCAGGCGCATGCCTCTTAAGGATGATGGTCCTTGCGCAGATGCCCTACGATCCCGCCGGGGAACGCATAGACGCTCACGATGAACAGGATGCCGAGCCACAGGAGCCAGCGGTCCGGGTGGACCAGGTCCGGCAGGAGCGGAAGGCCCGCCAGGGCGGCGCTGCCCGCGCCCATCAGCACCTGAAGGTAGCTCTGCGCCAGCACGAACAGGGTCGCGCCGAGAACGGCCCCGTACAGGGTGCCCATGCCGCCGATCACAACCATGAGCAGGATGTCGATCATGATCGAGAAGGACAGGGTCGTGTCCGGCCCGTTGTAGCGCAGCCAGAGCGCCATCAGGGCCCCGGCGACGGTGGCGGCGAGGGCGGAGATCACCGAGGCCGCCGTGCGGTAGGCGACCACCCGGTAGCCGAGGGCCTCCGCCCGGAACTCGTTCTCGCGGATCGCCTGCAACACCCGCCCGAAGGGCGAGTTCACCACGCGCAGCAGGAGGAGGAAGCCGAGAACCGTCACGGCGAGGATGAGGTAGTAGGCGAGGATGCGCCCGTTCACGCTCACGCCGAGGACCGGCTCCGCGAAGGGGCGGAAGGCAGGTCGCAGCTCCGCCGGAAGCTGGAACGACAGCCCGTCCTCCCCGCCGGTGATGCCCGACATCTGCGAGGCGAGAACGGCGACGGCGGAGGCGACCGCGAGGGTGATCATCGAGAAGAAGATGGCGCGCACCCGCAGCGACAGCAGGCCGATGGCCGCCGCAAGGACGGCGGAGAGGGCGAGGCCCAGCGCGAGGCCGATGGCGGCGGACCCCCACGAGGGGCCCAGGCGCTCGAGCGCGATGGCGATCCCATACCCGCCGATGCCGAAGAACATGGTGTGGGCGAACGACACGATCCCGGTGTAGCCGAGCAGCAGGTCGTAGCTCGCCACGAGAAGGATGAAGACGCAGATCTTCGCCGCCGTGCTCAGGGGCTGGCTGCCGGAGAACAGGAACGGCGCGGCCCCGAGGCACAGGACGATGCCGAGCAGGATGACGGACAGCACCCAGGACCGGGGCGTGTCGAAGGACAAAAGCCAGGCCAGGGGGCCGCGCGGCCTGCGGGGGCCGTCGAGGGCGGCTGTCGGGGCGGGGGAGCTTGTCATCGGCGTGCCACCGGGAACAGGCCCTGGGGACGCCAGATCAGCACCAGGGCCATCACGAGGATATTGGAGACGAGGGCCAGCTTCGGCGCGAGGAAGCCCACGTAGTTGGCGACGAGGGCGACGAGGATCGACCCCACGAAGCAGCCGCCGACGGAGCCCAGGCCGCCGACGATGATGACGATGAAGACGAGCACCATCACCTCCATCCCCATGCCGGCGGTCAGGGTCTGGCGGTAGAACGCCCACATCACCCCTCCGAGCCCGGCGAGGGCCGAGCCGGCGACGAAGACGCTCACGAACAGGCGGCGGATGCGGTAGCCCAGCGCCTCGACCATCTCCGGGTTCTCCACGCCGGCGCGGATGAGAAGGCCGATCCGCGTCCGGTTGAGGAGGAGCTGCATGGCGACGAAGACGAGAAGCCCGACGCCGACCGCGAACACCCGGTAGCGCTCCATCACCACCTCGCCGAAGACGAAGGCGCCGCGCAGGGTCTCGGGGAGCGGAATGGGGATGGGAGAGGCGCCCCAGATGGCATGGATGGCCTGCTCGGCCACGATGAGGCCGCCCATGGTGACCAGGATCTGCTTGAGGTGGCTGCCATAGACGGGGCGCACGATCACGCGCTCGAACACCGCGCCCACCGCGGCGGTCAGGCCCATCGCGACGGCGATGCACAGGAGCAGCAGGGCG is a genomic window containing:
- a CDS encoding branched-chain amino acid ABC transporter permease, whose product is MSDAVEAPPADVQAAELPRARTDWLPLALVPALALLALPLVGDVSAWVTLTLAGLAMGMMIFLMASGLTLVFGLMDIINFGHGVFISLGAYATLIVLGPLAGWASAESVWLNLALLLLCIAVAMGLTAAVGAVFERVIVRPVYGSHLKQILVTMGGLIVAEQAIHAIWGASPIPIPLPETLRGAFVFGEVVMERYRVFAVGVGLLVFVAMQLLLNRTRIGLLIRAGVENPEMVEALGYRIRRLFVSVFVAGSALAGLGGVMWAFYRQTLTAGMGMEVMVLVFIVIIVGGLGSVGGCFVGSILVALVANYVGFLAPKLALVSNILVMALVLIWRPQGLFPVARR
- a CDS encoding branched-chain amino acid ABC transporter permease is translated as MTSSPAPTAALDGPRRPRGPLAWLLSFDTPRSWVLSVILLGIVLCLGAAPFLFSGSQPLSTAAKICVFILLVASYDLLLGYTGIVSFAHTMFFGIGGYGIAIALERLGPSWGSAAIGLALGLALSAVLAAAIGLLSLRVRAIFFSMITLAVASAVAVLASQMSGITGGEDGLSFQLPAELRPAFRPFAEPVLGVSVNGRILAYYLILAVTVLGFLLLLRVVNSPFGRVLQAIRENEFRAEALGYRVVAYRTAASVISALAATVAGALMALWLRYNGPDTTLSFSIMIDILLMVVIGGMGTLYGAVLGATLFVLAQSYLQVLMGAGSAALAGLPLLPDLVHPDRWLLWLGILFIVSVYAFPGGIVGHLRKDHHP